In one window of Patescibacteria group bacterium DNA:
- a CDS encoding pilin: MTKKILIFSIIFTFFGLINFDKVFAITCQNHEDCPTCNYCDTTDNTCKIEDVMHSPRNNCSGDSTYNISCSDCINGECVTYNDYEQHHCSNNYVCNNNKQCQLTCSDDDECPACQSCVWSGTPYFSPRTCQIRDDDRNKCDAQLYHYCENGECNTTQMALPVCTNSAGINGFCSYNGGGFFGTYCGPTAHIESDYNGQCPPSGYGPDPAKCCIPNCSGDESCPPCYSCKAMTGGFTGYRCELKPLERNKCGDLCGFCDSNGTCTNPSSLVCYGTCGTNAYPGQCSTSDCEDYNYIENTIFNNTCESGSHCCSPKCTSNEDCPACYSCNTSSHLCEINNADNNKCDSSSCNHCIGGFCSGCIDGHICIEDLDSCVPSCSTKNGVCRNLCRANEIFSDPNVLDDCTNSGKICCIGGDNDTGTPCADQGGTCVDSGTCVGVPEIITECDEIAGKVCCTTPCVTDFKGKCETTTYIPEIGEYPIDAITECDSLNKKCYTKKCSGDVFTGWCPEGSTCNLGNCEIADSECKKTEGFVLVPRGTECPAGKIENESFTASLAESDADKICCVPFTETVIVETSMFFQGIGNECMNNGNCSVNDILNVVINITKFLTGIIGSIALLFFIISGVMMIFSGGSEEKVTKAKTMMTQTVIGLFIFLGAFMIVSFIQNSLDIGNQYKITSAPPQMVEVVVEEEEEEEQRPCETDPVHWRCNSAHPGWKCRTFTNTTVRDDLVDVDRCDDNNHCPDDSNTICCANDVTEGSIYSGNKTCPCTGNCTY, encoded by the coding sequence ATGACAAAAAAAATCTTAATATTTTCAATAATTTTTACGTTTTTTGGATTGATAAATTTTGATAAGGTGTTTGCCATAACGTGTCAAAATCACGAAGATTGTCCAACTTGTAATTATTGTGACACGACAGATAATACATGCAAAATAGAAGATGTAATGCATAGTCCTAGAAATAATTGCAGTGGGGACAGCACTTATAATATTTCATGTAGTGATTGTATAAATGGTGAATGTGTAACATATAATGATTATGAGCAACATCATTGTTCAAATAATTATGTATGTAACAATAATAAACAATGTCAATTAACATGTTCAGATGATGATGAATGTCCTGCATGTCAATCATGTGTATGGAGTGGAACTCCCTATTTCTCACCTCGTACATGTCAAATAAGAGATGATGATAGAAACAAATGTGATGCACAACTATACCATTATTGCGAAAATGGAGAATGTAATACAACACAAATGGCTCTTCCAGTCTGTACAAATTCTGCTGGAATTAATGGATTTTGTAGTTATAATGGTGGTGGTTTTTTTGGAACATATTGTGGACCTACCGCTCATATAGAATCAGATTATAATGGCCAATGTCCTCCTTCTGGATATGGTCCTGATCCAGCAAAATGTTGTATACCAAACTGTTCAGGTGATGAGTCATGTCCTCCATGTTATTCATGTAAAGCTATGACAGGTGGTTTTACTGGATACAGATGCGAATTAAAACCTTTAGAACGCAATAAATGTGGTGATTTATGTGGCTTTTGTGATAGTAATGGTACTTGTACAAATCCTAGTAGTCTTGTTTGTTATGGCACATGTGGTACAAATGCATATCCAGGACAATGTTCTACTTCAGACTGTGAAGACTATAATTATATAGAAAATACAATTTTTAATAATACTTGTGAATCTGGGTCTCATTGTTGTTCACCTAAATGTACCAGTAATGAAGACTGCCCTGCTTGTTATTCATGTAATACTAGTAGTCATCTATGTGAAATAAATAATGCTGACAATAATAAATGTGATAGCAGTTCATGTAATCATTGTATTGGTGGCTTCTGTAGCGGATGTATTGATGGACATATTTGTATCGAAGATTTAGATTCTTGCGTTCCATCTTGTTCTACTAAAAATGGTGTTTGTAGAAACCTGTGTCGTGCTAATGAAATTTTCAGCGACCCTAACGTTCTTGATGATTGCACCAACTCTGGAAAAATTTGTTGTATTGGGGGTGATAACGACACAGGAACACCATGTGCAGATCAAGGTGGAACATGTGTAGATTCTGGTACATGCGTCGGAGTGCCTGAAATAATTACTGAATGCGATGAAATAGCTGGAAAAGTATGTTGCACAACTCCTTGTGTAACAGACTTTAAAGGCAAATGTGAAACAACTACCTACATACCTGAAATAGGAGAATATCCTATAGATGCTATAACAGAATGTGACTCTCTAAATAAAAAATGTTATACAAAGAAATGCTCTGGAGATGTGTTTACAGGATGGTGTCCAGAGGGATCTACATGCAATCTTGGTAATTGTGAAATAGCTGATTCCGAATGTAAAAAAACAGAAGGATTTGTGCTAGTACCAAGAGGAACTGAATGTCCTGCTGGTAAAATAGAAAATGAATCATTTACAGCTTCATTAGCAGAAAGCGATGCTGATAAAATTTGTTGCGTACCTTTTACAGAAACAGTGATAGTAGAAACAAGTATGTTTTTTCAAGGTATTGGAAATGAATGTATGAACAATGGAAATTGTAGTGTAAACGATATACTAAATGTTGTAATAAATATAACAAAATTTTTGACAGGTATAATAGGAAGTATAGCTTTGTTGTTTTTCATAATTTCTGGAGTAATGATGATATTTTCTGGTGGAAGTGAAGAAAAAGTAACAAAAGCAAAAACTATGATGACTCAAACTGTAATAGGATTATTTATATTTCTAGGTGCATTTATGATAGTATCCTTTATACAAAACAGCTTAGATATAGGAAATCAATATAAAATAACGAGTGCACCACCACAAATGGTAGAAGTAGTGGTGGAAGAAGAAGAGGAAGAAGAGCAACGACCATGTGAAACAGATCCTGTTCACTGGAGATGTAATTCTGCGCATCCAGGATGGAAGTGTAGAACATTTACCAATACTACTGTCCGTGATGATCTTGTAGATGTAGATAGATGTGATGACAACAACCATTGCCCAGATGATTCTAATACAATATGTTGTGCCAATGATGTTACAGAAGGATCTATTTATAGTGGCAATAAGACTTGCCCATGCACAGGCAATTGCACATATTAA
- a CDS encoding TrbC/VirB2 family protein codes for MKNKLIKKNILSFLIILVGLFVFQNICLAATLTNPLDPQGTGLTVAQLIGKIIRAILGIVGSLSLLMFIYGGVSWMTAGGSEEKAKKSKQILVNAALGIVIIFSSYSILNWIFAIIQ; via the coding sequence ATGAAAAACAAACTAATCAAAAAAAATATTCTATCTTTTCTTATAATACTTGTGGGATTATTTGTATTCCAAAATATATGTCTTGCTGCTACACTCACAAATCCACTTGACCCACAAGGCACAGGATTAACAGTTGCCCAATTAATAGGAAAAATTATAAGGGCAATACTTGGTATTGTAGGGTCTCTATCATTACTAATGTTTATATATGGTGGCGTCTCTTGGATGACAGCAGGTGGAAGTGAAGAGAAAGCAAAAAAGTCAAAACAAATTTTGGTCAATGCTGCTCTCGGTATAGTAATAATATTTTCAAGCTACTCAATTCTCAATTGGATATTTGCTATTATACAATAA
- a CDS encoding DUF2079 domain-containing protein, translating to MDKVAKFIKLRYWLIFTFFIFVYIGIVFSFVIIKYSNFGYNCMDLGIFNQVFFNSSNGSFYYFTIHPHSYLGDHFNPFLMLLLPIYMIFKSPLTLLFLQTLIIALCAIPIHLIAKHNLNKTWGLIIPILWLINPIAINMNFFEFHLLPFAMFFLLFCVYFYQKEKFGLFVLFTILSLSVREDVFLAVIMFSILALIQKRKFKWILWPTLVSLIYFPITQIIISKYNPEGRIKFVPFYNWLGGNNITEITKNYINHPIKVILHIFSLSNMVMIISLLISFLFIPLISPIFMILVLLIFLQYALTQLGGGDLIYQTHYGALFIPGLVGAYICSIKSIYNKNENNTKLKKILQKNKELITIYILSGSIFLLFLLSPIQIQNFEKVYYDKNVKNIKQEMVNYIPKNEVVASTYEFLPALSSRLKLYSLNYAYSGYKQLSYIPYELPKDTEYMIINFDDTLSYKIQYLQDGNYNYKNSYINWQNVWKNNNFSPIKIIDTYSLWKYDPNMEQTNKNNDYNFPLYKVIRDKINIGNARNVNINNEITFLGWDNIEITSINKFEKINAKIIPLALYFKKSNTEKIEKDYELQLRLSSKKVFRNKFEKIYPLTYGFYPTSKWKDDEIIKINYWFLVPDKLSNEDYNIEINLVDIEGDIVLDNQKSFIKKYSKKDILESTIKIELE from the coding sequence ATGGACAAAGTAGCAAAATTCATAAAACTTAGGTATTGGCTTATATTTACATTTTTTATATTTGTTTATATAGGAATTGTATTTTCATTTGTAATAATAAAATACAGCAATTTTGGATACAATTGCATGGATCTTGGTATATTCAACCAAGTCTTTTTTAATTCCTCAAACGGAAGCTTTTATTATTTTACAATTCACCCACATTCATATCTTGGAGATCATTTCAATCCATTTTTAATGCTACTACTTCCAATATATATGATATTCAAGTCTCCTCTTACACTATTGTTTTTACAAACTCTCATAATAGCACTATGTGCAATACCAATACATCTAATAGCAAAACACAATCTAAACAAAACATGGGGACTTATTATTCCGATTCTATGGCTTATAAATCCCATTGCTATAAATATGAATTTTTTTGAATTTCATCTATTACCATTTGCAATGTTTTTTTTATTATTCTGTGTATATTTTTATCAAAAAGAAAAATTTGGACTATTTGTACTTTTTACTATTTTATCACTTAGTGTAAGAGAGGATGTGTTTTTGGCGGTTATAATGTTTTCTATTTTGGCGCTAATACAAAAAAGAAAATTCAAATGGATATTATGGCCAACACTGGTATCCCTTATATATTTTCCCATAACTCAAATTATAATATCAAAATATAATCCTGAAGGAAGAATAAAATTTGTACCATTTTACAATTGGCTTGGCGGAAATAATATAACAGAAATTACAAAAAATTATATCAACCATCCTATAAAAGTAATTCTTCATATATTTTCACTTTCAAATATGGTAATGATAATATCACTACTTATTTCATTTTTATTTATACCTCTTATTAGTCCTATATTTATGATTCTTGTTTTACTTATATTTTTACAATATGCACTTACCCAGCTCGGTGGCGGAGATTTAATTTACCAAACTCACTATGGGGCACTATTTATACCAGGGTTAGTAGGAGCTTATATATGTTCTATAAAATCCATATATAATAAAAATGAAAACAATACAAAATTAAAAAAAATTCTTCAAAAGAATAAAGAATTAATTACTATATATATACTATCTGGGAGTATATTTTTATTATTCTTATTATCACCAATACAAATACAGAATTTTGAAAAAGTATATTATGACAAAAATGTAAAAAATATAAAACAAGAAATGGTAAATTATATACCAAAAAATGAAGTTGTTGCGTCTACATATGAATTCTTACCAGCATTATCAAGTAGGCTAAAATTATATTCTCTAAATTATGCATATTCTGGATACAAGCAACTATCATACATTCCCTATGAATTACCAAAAGACACTGAATATATGATAATAAATTTTGATGATACTCTATCTTATAAAATTCAATATTTACAAGACGGAAATTATAATTACAAAAATTCTTATATAAATTGGCAAAATGTTTGGAAAAACAATAATTTTTCTCCAATAAAAATAATAGACACTTATAGTTTATGGAAATATGATCCAAATATGGAACAAACAAACAAAAATAATGATTATAATTTTCCATTATACAAAGTGATCAGAGACAAGATAAATATAGGCAATGCAAGAAATGTAAATATAAACAATGAAATAACTTTTTTGGGTTGGGATAACATAGAAATAACAAGTATTAATAAATTTGAAAAAATAAATGCAAAAATAATCCCACTTGCATTATATTTCAAAAAAAGTAATACAGAAAAAATAGAAAAAGATTATGAATTACAATTAAGATTATCTTCAAAAAAAGTATTTAGAAACAAATTTGAAAAAATATATCCACTTACTTATGGATTTTATCCCACTTCAAAATGGAAAGATGATGAAATTATAAAAATAAATTATTGGTTCCTTGTACCAGACAAACTATCAAATGAAGATTATAATATAGAAATAAATCTTGTAGACATAGAAGGGGATATAGTATTGGATAACCAAAAATCTTTTATAAAAAAATATTCTAAGAAAGATATCCTAGAATCTACTATAAAAATTGAATTAGAATAA
- a CDS encoding polyprenol monophosphomannose synthase, with protein sequence MVYIVIPTYKEKDNIGALIEKICEQDIEDLHILVVDDNSPDGTAEIVESLISKYPVEIIKRPEKLGLGSAYVAGFKYALSHNADMLMEMDADFSHFPNKIPNLIDGVKNGADMCLGSRRVKGGGVIGWSFKRKFMSRAAQDFSRLFLGLKTKDVTGGFRCYHKRVFDVIDLNNIKSNGYSFQEEMIYLLERNNFKIKEIPITFVDRQKGVSKLGFGEVFYFLVNMLRLKFKK encoded by the coding sequence ATGGTTTATATAGTGATACCAACTTATAAAGAAAAGGACAATATTGGAGCTCTTATAGAGAAAATCTGTGAGCAAGATATTGAAGATCTTCATATTTTGGTAGTAGATGACAATTCTCCAGATGGTACAGCCGAAATCGTAGAATCTTTGATTAGTAAATATCCAGTAGAAATTATAAAAAGACCAGAAAAACTCGGTCTTGGTAGTGCTTATGTGGCAGGATTTAAATATGCACTGTCTCATAATGCTGATATGTTGATGGAAATGGATGCCGATTTTTCTCATTTTCCAAACAAGATACCAAATCTTATTGATGGTGTAAAAAACGGTGCAGATATGTGTCTTGGTTCTAGAAGAGTAAAGGGTGGAGGAGTGATAGGCTGGAGTTTCAAAAGAAAGTTTATGTCTCGAGCGGCTCAAGATTTTTCTAGATTATTTCTTGGTCTAAAAACAAAAGATGTAACAGGCGGTTTTAGATGTTATCACAAAAGAGTGTTTGATGTAATAGATTTAAATAATATAAAAAGTAATGGTTATTCTTTTCAGGAAGAAATGATATATTTGTTAGAGAGAAATAATTTTAAAATAAAAGAAATTCCAATTACATTCGTGGATAGGCAAAAAGGAGTTTCAAAATTGGGGTTTGGTGAAGTATTTTATTTTCTTGTAAATATGTTGAGATTGAAATTCAAAAAATAA
- a CDS encoding sulfatase-like hydrolase/transferase produces the protein MKNIIFLFIFAFYILVFYFFEIQFTHTNFLVGGIENIFRIITSFILCIMPFLFFSYFQRNKKNIYFWYFLFIASCLYYFVLFFLLIYLVTTLGFFNLDFFIDNFRDSFFTIFTVVNNMELFMSLFFLILFIVSFFISVNFLSRIKNINRNDLKYIIFFLLLLLILLVGVQFHFKFEKSIFSDFVGQFFTGKDVVYSQYQKDYSAIIQRYMNFDLDNFIRDENHSLPDIYFIHLESVNSDLINQSIIPNFEKYSSKNGIIFNNFFSNSVQTLKSQESILCALPPSMDARFRIGLDEKKLICIPKILDKYGYKTLFFKSHNLEFSKTGQFMSNIGFQETHNADIMENEDMQYDWGFREDFFYKRVYGYLQEYGNNRKFVYIAVSTTNHYPFIVYDKSFDLPIKNTRSITDKMKNTIYIQDQYLKIILEELKNDKKDKYIFIFSDHSWPLGYHYGNIINESNAYMENFHIPFAFLYFGNEANYFDLKNRVSDSYSELDFLKTVLDLLSIKTGNEYLGNSFYQNLLNNKKESDIENCSISVQPYSDKYITFFYNNKHYIYNIRRKEAYYFDILSDKYEKNKKNITQFEFLDIYNNCKGIVGY, from the coding sequence ATGAAAAATATAATTTTTTTATTTATTTTTGCATTTTATATTTTAGTGTTTTATTTTTTTGAAATACAGTTTACTCATACAAATTTTTTAGTAGGGGGAATAGAAAATATTTTTAGAATTATTACTAGTTTTATATTATGTATAATGCCATTTTTATTTTTTTCTTATTTTCAAAGGAATAAAAAAAATATATATTTTTGGTATTTTTTGTTTATAGCATCGTGTTTGTATTATTTTGTATTATTTTTTTTACTTATTTATTTGGTTACTACATTAGGATTTTTTAATTTAGATTTTTTTATAGATAACTTTAGAGATTCTTTTTTTACAATATTTACAGTAGTTAATAATATGGAGCTTTTTATGTCTCTTTTTTTTCTTATTTTATTTATAGTATCATTCTTCATTTCTGTAAATTTTTTGTCAAGAATAAAAAATATTAATAGAAATGACTTAAAATATATAATATTTTTTTTATTATTGTTGCTTATTCTTTTGGTTGGAGTGCAATTTCATTTTAAATTTGAAAAAAGTATTTTTTCGGATTTTGTAGGTCAATTTTTTACTGGTAAAGATGTTGTGTATAGTCAATATCAAAAGGATTATTCTGCTATAATTCAAAGATATATGAATTTCGATTTAGATAACTTTATAAGAGATGAAAACCACTCTTTACCGGATATATATTTTATACATTTGGAGAGTGTAAATAGTGATTTGATAAATCAATCTATAATTCCTAATTTTGAAAAATATTCTTCTAAAAATGGTATTATTTTTAATAATTTTTTTAGTAATTCTGTGCAAACATTAAAATCACAGGAGTCTATTTTATGTGCATTACCACCATCAATGGATGCACGCTTTAGGATAGGATTAGATGAAAAAAAATTAATTTGTATACCAAAAATTCTTGATAAGTATGGTTATAAAACTTTATTTTTCAAAAGTCATAATTTGGAATTTAGTAAGACAGGTCAATTCATGTCTAATATAGGATTCCAAGAAACTCACAATGCTGACATAATGGAAAATGAAGATATGCAATATGATTGGGGATTTAGAGAAGATTTTTTTTATAAAAGGGTTTATGGATATCTTCAGGAATATGGAAATAATAGAAAATTTGTTTATATAGCAGTTTCTACGACCAATCATTATCCATTTATTGTTTATGATAAGAGTTTTGATTTACCTATAAAAAATACTAGATCTATAACAGATAAAATGAAAAATACAATATATATACAAGATCAATACCTTAAAATTATTTTAGAAGAATTAAAAAATGACAAAAAGGATAAATACATTTTTATTTTTAGTGATCATAGTTGGCCCCTTGGATATCATTATGGAAATATTATAAATGAGAGTAATGCTTATATGGAAAATTTTCATATACCTTTTGCATTTTTATATTTCGGAAATGAAGCTAATTATTTTGATTTAAAAAATAGAGTCTCAGATTCATATAGTGAGTTAGATTTTTTAAAAACAGTTTTGGATTTACTTAGTATAAAAACAGGCAATGAATATTTAGGGAATTCTTTTTATCAAAATTTATTGAATAATAAAAAAGAATCAGATATAGAAAATTGTTCTATATCAGTTCAGCCTTATTCAGATAAATATATAACTTTTTTTTATAATAATAAACATTATATTTATAATATTAGAAGGAAAGAAGCTTATTATTTTGATATTTTAAGTGATAAATATGAGAAAAACAAAAAAAATATTACTCAATTTGAATTTTTGGATATATATAATAATTGTAAGGGAATAGTGGGATATTGA